The genomic stretch TTCCTAAGtatatttcattacatttttattctctCCTATAGGTTCTTTTTGTCCTGGATTACCACCAAGAAAGCATCAGATGATCCTACACCCACTGCTTTGTAGATTGAAGGTAAATACACcctctgactgtgtgtttagCTTGGCTGTTGTGCTTGTAAAGTTTACCCTGAGCACATTTGTGTGCTGTCATCATAGGCTCCGTGTTTGGCTGCTCTAACACAAACTGTAATGTCACTCATGACtttaatacacccacagagaCGCACGCTACTCCCACTGTAAATacaggcccacacacacacacaaagacacacactgcagagctCCTCTTCAGCCAACACGCTCAGctaatggttttgttttggagaGAGAAGCAGGTCATCTTCAGataatggtttttttttttttatatgcatcAGTCATTTTGCATCAGTCAAGATGCAAAATGCATCAGTGGTGTTACATCTCAGGCAGGCATGAGCGTAttactgtgtttgtttaatgtgaaaGTGTGTACATTTGGCAACGGACAAACGATTTGCATGTGTGACTGCACTTAacgtatgttttttttgtgtgtgtgtgcatatgtgtggttgttctctctgtgtgagAATGTGcttctgtgcatttgtgtgatACTGTGTGCACCTGCCTAGTTTGCACCTGAGAGAGCCATGGGCACACTCCTTCTGTAAGATCTGATGTGAAAAACAGTATAAAAGAGTGAGAATTATTCTTATCAGCTGAAACTGCAGAACCACCATCTATAAGAACAGACTTTttacttaagaaaaaaaaaaaaaatatatatatatatatatatatatatatatataaatataaatgaaatgatataatgaaaacatttatccatccatctcttATCTATGGCCTTTATCACGTAGAGGGTCACATGGAGACAGGAGCCGATCCCAACTGACATTGAATGAGGGGcggggtacatcctggacaggcTGCCATTGTAttacaggactgacacatagagacatgcaatcatattatttaatataacttaaaacacaacaataatgtgaaatatAAGCATTGATATATACCATGCACGTCAGGTCAAAGACTGTGTTTGTTGTGGTCCGGCCTGATCTACCTAATTGTGTGAatatgcatttgtatttgtgcctgtgtgtgtggacagcaCTGTAAGGTAGAGGGTGATGGGAACTGAGCACCTTTGTTGTCTTATCAAAGACGTAAATTGTCAGAACCCACTGAAGCACAAATCTGTCCTGTTAATTGTAGGACTAATGAGGTGGGGGGTGTGCTGCACTTCCACCCATCTGTTGGAGCCTGATAAACTCTGGAGGCCTGTTTTGGTCCACTTAGCAAAGTCTAACCCTTCACTACTCGAGCTATGTTTATGATTACAGATAACTTTCCTCCCTAACACAATGCTGTTTGCATGTCTAAGAGCATCTATTAATGCTTCTTTTTACCtaataaaataatcagcatTATCCAATACAGCATAAGATAATATCAGAAGATGAATGTTCTGTGGAAATTGGCTGTATATTCAGTCCATCACTGAGCCGGCATAATGACATTTGAGAGAAGATTGTCTTCATGTATCTCACAGGCACTCGTCATTTTTAATAGATGTAaactgttcagtgttttcagatttCAGTCACACGTTTATCACTAGCCAGTGGCAGCttttctaaaacacacacatttctcatttttgagcttgtctaaaatgtttttaaattattcaaactGATTAACTGACATAACTGTTAACTAAAACCATGTTTTCTCATGTGAACAAGCAGATCTGAGCACAGACTCATCCCACTGTGATCCCTGGACACTTGTACTTCTCTAAGTATCCAGAAGAGGTCACAGCTAACTAGAAGTTCCTGTGTGAATGAGTCGCTTGTAATCTGAtgcaaaggaagaaaaagaaagttgtAAAGGGAAAATTGGGGAAATCCTACTGGAAATTTTCATAAAATTCATTCATAAAATTCCCTATTAAACTAACACTACAATTGAAACTTTGGAATAAACAACACTGTATTGGTGTGAGTCCTATGTGTTGCCAACCTGGATCACTTTAAATGCCCCAAACTTGTTAGGTCCATCCATTTGATATATTCTTATTGCAGTTATTGATGTGGCTATTTTATGTTTCTCTCCTCTAAACAAGCAAAGTGCTGTGAGAAAGGTTTTGCATTATAATTCACATGTAGGGGCAGTCTGAGAGGACCTGACTTGAGAATTAACAGGCTGTGTCTTTTTACAAGCCTCCTATTGATTATTTGATTGATTTAATTTGCTCTAAATCTTGTTAATATCAATCCAAGAGGTAGGAGTAAGTCTTTGTTCCATAAAaactttatgtgtgtttgtattcgTAGGTGTCGTGTGTTGCATTTGTGTCtcttgcatgtgcatgtgtgtgcgggTATGTAACGTAATTTCACTTTATTAAAGCAGGACAAGACAAAcgcttttatttcattttaaaaaacatatgccactttaaagaaacattaGGAAAATATCTCATTTTTACAAGCAAGAGTCTATATTTAGGAAGTTGGATCATATACAATAGTTTGGTATTTAATTAAACAGTCTTGTTGTCATTGTTAAGGGAACAAAATGTTAAGAAATAAGTAAAATATCAATACTAAGCTGTATTTGTGAAGTCTTTGAGAGCCACGTTTTCTAGGGCTTTTCTGTATGATAAGGGCAAAAATGATATTACAAAACAAGTGGCAAAAGGAGCAGAAATATCATTAGTATGAAATAGATATTAGCTCTTCTCATATTCCTACAGGCACTGTTGAACAGATTTGGCTGGTGCACTGGATGGGGCCTAAAGGCAAAAGGGATTAGGGTGAGGAAATTAGTGTACATGCGTTTCATAATCATAACTTCATATGACACATACTCAGCCAGGCCCGTGACCCTCTGCACTGAGCCTCATAAGCCTCTTAAAGGGATGGTGACATGAAatagcaaaaacacaaataaaataggCCGTATTAACTGTTATATATTATAAAGTTTAACTTGTTTAGTGGGGAAAGGTTGACATTTAGGACACAGggaatttaaaataatagaGTGATACAAAGCTAGAGCTCAAGTACAGGGGGGCAAATTAAGCGATTCCTTCAAATTACAGAGCCTTTGGttaattagaaataattttaCCTGAGGATCATTACCAAGGTGGTGCAAATGCCACACAATAGCCAGCATGGTTCAcgtgaaaaaaataaataaaattccagcttcagagaaatgaatatgacattttttacatttctggtTCAACTAAACCTccaaaaaaaagtattttttacattttagcagTAAAGCAACATATATGTCTATACATATACGGTCTTGTCTCTAACTCTGCAGTGTCAGTGTATATTAGTTTTGTCTACATGACTTACATGTCTCCCCTAAACtcatttaatttcctttttattcaATCTGGCCCTCTCTTGCAGCAGCTCTGCTGTCTATTTATACTTCACCCTGGGATTTGTAAAATCATTACACAATTATGAAATGACATGATAAACACGAGCCATAATGCTGCAGTAATGATCATTGTCTTCCTGCAGTACTTGTCActctaaaagctgcagtgtaATATCGTATACACTGTAAGTCTCCAAAAATAGATTAATTACTGTGCATTTAAATGAATGCAGAGTTTCTGGTGTGTGTATTCTTTCTCGCTCTGGCATGATGCGACCCCACAACATACTTTTTGGGTTCTGTGCGTTtgatacagtttttttttgtttttgtttttttgcataaGACAGTTATACTTACcccaacaaaacaacaaatacacacacacatatatgtatagcTCATTTTCAGAAGATGAAACtttgtaaatatatgtttttaacaaaatatgGAACAACATCAGTCAAAAGAACCTGgccacattttcagttttacccCTTCTTTTTATCCATCATCTTTAGACAAGTGCATAATCAAACTGTCCTCTGTCTAGCCCCTGCTTATGGTCCGTCCATGATGAAGCCGGCATGCTGCTGTAGGGGTCTAATAGGATACGGACACAACGAACAACgagaaagagcagcagcagcacgaGCAGGCCCACGAAACACAGGGCTGTTCCCTGCTCTGGGTGCCCTGGCATTGGTTGTAGCACCGTTGGGCCCCTGGGGAATCCAGGCGGAGCAGGGGAGGAAAGCTCATGGTCCACAACCCAGTAGTTGGCGTCACTCATCTTGGTTAGGAGGTAAGGGAATGTTTTGAAGGTTGAAATGGCTCACAgtacttgttttattttgcagtcaGAAGAAATCTAGAATGACCTGActgtaaaatcatttttgttatttctaaaGGCAGAGGGAGGTCACATAGTGCTGTCAGGTGGCTGCCAACAGGTTGTACCAGCCAGGTGGCAAAGAAGTTGTTCCAGCAGAAATAACACGGAGTAAATTAGTGGCGCAAGTTAATAAGCTCTCTTGTGAACTGAGCAGCCGGTTGAGGCATCTCAGTTAGGCTTAATTAGTTTGAGCTGGCCGGTGTTCATGTAgccttctctgtttttctctctttctcgtGCACTCTCAAGAGAAGCTAACAATATAAAAGCCAAGACCACTACTACAACTTCAAATCATCTGAAAGATGaagtgaatttattttttttaagtgttatCCAGTACAAACCCTCAAAGCTAAAAGAGGGGCCTTTATTGTACCTGTAATTACAAAGTGAAGTATAAATCTCAGTTGATTGGCTAAAGATGCTCCATAGGCAAACAAAATGCTTGCAGgctgtaaatgaataaaactgagGTTGTTCCTGTATTCACTTCAATTCAGTGGTTTGACCATGTTTCCCTGAGTTGCTGATTTACTGAAAAGGATTTTTTCATATGATTATCTTCATTATGATGCTCCAGGAACCTCTTCATTTGGGGATTCACACACTGCAATAcctaaaagggaaaaaaaaaacaaagataagacaTAGCATGAGTGAATGAGCTTCCATCAGGCAGAGATGCTGAATGAAGGGAAAAGTCTGATTGATTCACAGGGTTCAGAGCTGGACAAGGGCCTTGAAACATGTTGACAATTAtagatttttactgttttaggACTCTAGTGCTTTTGCAGCTAACATTACAAGTGAGAAAGACTTTCAAACTGTTATCACACACCCTGCACAAAATTTAACTGAGGCAAGACATGAGCACTACCCTTCTTCTGAGCTCAGGTACAGCATTGTACAATATATAAATcagaaaaggagaaggagaatgTGGAGAAAATCCTCAGAGTTGTGGTGCTCTTGCACAGAAAAACTCTGCATAGCCTTTTAAATGAGGCGTGGAGTAGACCGACATTTCCTGCGGTAGGTGCACTAGTCAGCAGATTCTATTCCAGGAGGCTGTGTTTCCCTCCTTACCACCCTGCCAATCCTCGCAAAGACATGTTGATAGCCCCCCACTCTCCAGACGATGGGACTGAAGGGCCAAGTGAAGCTTTAATAGGGGACGTGAAGTCAGAGTGAAAGAAACTGGCTCCCTCAGAATCAATTATCAAATGGGCTATGGTTACATGAGGCTGGACAGATCAGGTGGCTGCATGTACAGCATAGAAGCACAGGAAGCTCATTGAAAAAGACAGACTCAATAATCAGATATCACATTAGAATCTGCATCGTCTTGTTTTTactgcacagaaacatttcaTAATTTTAGGAATGGACTGATTCTTAAGTTGCACAACACAACCAAAGTTTTTGCATTGCAACTCTACTTCAGGAGTTTACTTTAAACTTTACTCTGGAATGAAGAGAAGGATGGCATTCATCATACACCATCTCTTTACTCTCCTACTTCCAGAAGCTAGGGAGTCAGAAGCCAAAAGCTTTAGATATGTGGGTCTGCTGCAAATATGGGACATCAAAGGTCAACCAGGTAAACTCAATGTATGTTTTCAGGTCAGTCAAAAACTGTTAGGGGTCATAGTTATGCACAAACACCACAGAGTTGAGGACAAAGATGGAAACCCAGTTatactgagaaacaaaacaaagacacctTTAAGGAAtataaatgaatggaaaacatCAATTTCATGGCTCATTGATTCTCACTGAGAGAGATCTGCTTGGTTCCTGTAGTAGCAGATAAATCTCACAGCGGTGCCTGGCCACATCTGATTTGCACgaacaaaaaaaagtaaaactggctCGGAAAACCTATTGGCTGCCACACTGGGTGTAAAATGAAGAGACATGaatcacagttttcattttaaaacagcaataaaattGGGTAATAAGTAGATTTACGAAACCACCATAAGCGGCCGCCAACAAATTCTGATGAGAGAGCACATGCGGTGACATATGGCATTCCTCGTGGCTGTAATACCTCCCGTTTATACCTGTGGATTAtgacagcagctttaaaaatgtcaagGACTTCTCCAAATAAAATGATGTCTAAAAAGCTAACCCTGAACATAGGACTGGGGGAAAAAAGCCAAACTGTCTACAGCTGAAGCAGTGAGCTTCTATTTGTTCTGACTGTATGGCACCAAAAATATCAGATGAATAGGCTCACGTATCATTTCAGTGTAATCAACTCCTTGCCTCCACCTTTCTTTTACAAGAAAGATTTACTGTtggatgtttatttttctggtaaaaagcaaaaaaaaaaaaaaaaaaaaaaatgtttcatgagTGAATTGAGTTCAGAGATTCAGAGGAGTTTTAAACTTTTGTCTTTCTGCTCCTAAAAGAAAGTAGGCAAAAGcagatgattttatttaattatttcctTTTAAAACTTCAGTTTTACCCAATGAAAACTAAATGACTCCACAATATCCCAAAATGCAGGAAATAATAAGAGGACCATGCAGTGACAGTAATGGGTGAAACTACTTTTATACTGTAAGTGTTTGCTccagaaacataaaattaaGCCTGCTCCCATAGCATTAAGTATACAGCTCACTGACTCCTGTGGAATATAGATATAACATTAATATTGCCTGTCTTAATGTGCTTACTGTAGTTGCTTCTATTGAAGGCATGTTAGCAGTAAATTTTGATGATACATATTTTACATCATACTATGTGACATGAAGTTACGCAACAACACAAAGTTACATGATGCAAAGGACAACTTGTAAAGCATGATTCATAAATTAACCCACGGCCATGCATGAAATGACATTCAAAGCTTCACACTGACTCCCACATACAATATTTCACCCAATCATTACTGCATCAATCCAGTGCCAATCTAGGAGACAATCAGATTAGAGAACTTACTTTCCAGCTGGTGTCACAGGTGAGGACATGTAATCAGAAGCACAGAGGGATGATgatcctgcagcagctctgggCTTGCTCACCCTGCGTGCAGAGCTTCAGGTCTGAACTCTGTCACGTCCTGCAGCATCTCCTGTGCTTTGTCAGAGGCTTTAAATTCTTCTCAGTTTGAGGGATCCGccccacctccctccctccctgtccaCTTATGACTGTCCCTGTGTGGAGTGCACACATAATCTTTTCATTTGGACGAGAACAGCTCCAAGAGCCCTGTGTGGCTTTTGCATTATGTAAGAGGACTGTGTGGGGCATGGACAATAAGGGGCCCCTGTATCCAATATGCAGCCAAAATGGCGCAGCCATTGAAAGTGTCAGTGAGTCTTCATCTGTTTTAATTGCTGTTTCTTCCATAAATATATGGAAGATAAGATAAACAATATTTAGAAAAATTTAAAGGAATGATTTTCACACTAAAAATGTACTGGTTGACAGGTGACAGGTgtgtatgaaaaacaaaagacttaTGAACTTCATATCTTTAAAGAGCTAACCAAAGCTgtgactgaataaaaacatgcattcaTTGATGAATGAGTCCTGTGGCAGTTGCCTCTTTGTCCTGGTCATAGTCATCATGCACTTCCTGCATGATTATTATAGCAGTTTGTTTGGAAAAAGAAGGTACATATAGGTAGATATAGCTTATTAACATTCTGAGAGTTAATGGTCTTAGTTGGGTTGTGTAAGATGACTTCTTATGTCAGTCTGCAATGCAAATTTTGCTGAACGTACATGATCAGTACATGATCAGTGTAGAGCAAAACAAGTGGAGCATCCTGATTGTGTCTGTGACAAAGCTCCAGACACTCACTGTGAGAAGTAATTAATTGACAcaattaaagctgcagaaacactTGCAGACAAGTTGtccatacacatacacatctcCCCTACCCGAGGCCACGGGGGATCTCCCCATAGGATTAATTAATAGTCAGTGGATTGTATCACAGTCCTGAAGGGATTCGTAATCAAATCACACTGAGCTGTGCTCCAGCAGGCCACCCACTGGGGTCATAATTGATAAAAGTCTCCAGCCTGCAGAGTTATGAAATTCAACATTTCCATTGCTGTCCTTATTGTTACAGATGCCACATCACATGGGGAAGTCAAGATGTGGCTCAATGAGCAGATGTAGATCACCGCTGCAGGATACCTGCACCCCATAACATCAGGTCAGTCTGTATTGCTCCTGGCTTGTGGGTCACTTGAGCAAACCATAACCTAAACACTATTacgtctgtgtgcgtgtgcgtgtgcgtgcgctCACATCCTGTGATTTTATAACCcgtgtgtatacatatacacatatacagcaggtaaaataagtattgaacacgtcaccatttttctcagtaaatatatttctcaAGGTGCTATTGACATGAAATTTTCACCAGATTTTGATAACACCCCATGCTatccacacatgcaaagaaatgaAACCACAGATGTCCATAAATTCAGTTATGTGTAAcaatgtgaaatgacacagggaaaAAGTATTGAACGAGCTTACTgaaatttatttaatgtgtAGAATATGAGTGTAGAAATGTGTTGCAGAAACCCAACACTGGTAGCATTAATTTTGTTGGATTTGtttgaatttattattttttttcacatagaTCCACACTCCAGTCAGTGTAAAAAGAAGTGAATAGGCTATGGAGGACTGAAGGAGGTTACTTAATATGAGAATGTCCCTAGTCATTCATCAGAACAGACAGCTATGAGGTCCCCTAAATATTGGCCCTGTATGTGAATCTATAAGCTTGCGTTATTTAAAGCCAGATCTATCATCCCTGTACTACAAAATCCATAGGTTTGTCAACCAGCATCAATGGCCAGATCCATGAGCATCTATCAGAGCATGTCAGGTTTGAAatgaacaaagaaagaaaaaaaaagacgtaCACGGcatgcagttttattttctctcatgagcacaaacacacaaagctgctgACTGAAAGAAATCTCAGATAGAACAAATCATAATATAGCATATTTTGTCCTGCACTCAGACATATTCCTggataaaaatagaaaatctcATGAATAGATTTTTCTGAACATACATATGGGTGGATAAATGTATCGTAGTGGAACAAAATGCAACTGAAAGTGTACAGTATAGAGAATtcatcattaaatatatatatatatatatttacagcacatttatatttatatgtatattttatatttgtttatattattttttatagttttatattattttatattttataacacacacacacacaccacatacacacacacgcatgcacgcacacacataaaccccccaaaataattactttacttttctacatacaagttaattactttattaattactattaattaatataatttacataatataaaatgtaataactttaaattagaataactgctgtaacaattgaatttccccttgggga from Mastacembelus armatus chromosome 17, fMasArm1.2, whole genome shotgun sequence encodes the following:
- the ctxn1 gene encoding cortexin-1; translation: MSDANYWVVDHELSSPAPPGFPRGPTVLQPMPGHPEQGTALCFVGLLVLLLLFLVVRCVRILLDPYSSMPASSWTDHKQGLDRGQFDYALV